The Bacteroidia bacterium genomic sequence CTTGTGAATTACTTACTTATTAAAAAAATAAAAGCTTTGCATAGTCGCCACCACCAAGGTTATGTTGAACTAAATAAAGAACTGGTAGGGATTTCGTCCCATTATTTACCATTCAAAAGTTTACAATTGCTTGATTTAAAACTCAAAAAGCTTTATGAGGACTTAAAGCATTTTGGGAAAAGTGAAATTGCTGTTCAGGATTTACGAGATATCAATACCTTCTTAAACCAAAGTATCATTGTTTTGGCCTTTGTTTTGGTGGCCCGGAATTTCAAATCGGGGCTAATGGTAGGAGATGTATTGATATGGACAGTGATCACCTTTGAGGTAAAAAAAATACTCATCGCTTTGTTCCAGGCCAATGGATATATTTATCAAGGAAGCATGGCCTTTTCAAAAATTTATCCTGAACTGGAATTCCAAAAAATCAAAGTAGAAGCACCCATCAAAAACGAATGGGATTCCATTTCGTGGCAGGGCTTAGAATTTTCATATCCGGGAAAAAACCAGTTAAAAAAATATCCCGATTTTAGTATCAAAAAGGGAGACAAAGTTTGGATAAAGGGCACTAACGGAAGTGGAAAAACTACTTTATGGAAGCTAATTTTTGGGTTTTACCCGGCTAAGAAAGGCGAAATATTCATTTCGCCTCAACGAACACCACTAAATCCTGATACCCTTTCTATTGGTTTAGTTACCGAACCGGTAAATTTAATTCCCGGAAAACTGTGGGAAGTTATTGGAGCTTACAAAATGACCAGGGAAGAAGTAATCGCTCAAATTAACCGCTTTGGTTTGGATGGTTATTTAGAAGGAATTCCGGAGGGATTGGAGCATGATTTAGGAAACAATGCCAAACTCTTATCAGCAGGACAATTAAAAATTACCCAATTTCTTCAGGCAATAATAAAGAATCCGGATGTTTTAGTCCTAGACGAGCCCTTTACAGCCGTGGATGAAAAATGGTGCAAGGTAATTTTAGCCATTATCAATAACCAGCTGACAGATAAAACCGTGCTATACATTTCCCATCAAGATTTAGGAATCAACCTTACCAGGGAATATCAACTGGATTAATTAGGGGCTGCCGAAAAACCCTCAGGCTATTTAATTTAAGTCACTTAAGCACTTATTTGCCTTGGATGGTTGCGATAATTCCTCCTAGTTCACCAAGAATTCCTTGCAGAATACTGGTAGATACCATTGTAAGTTGAGGCAGAAAATAAACTAAGAGGTTGCACCCTTCGGGCAACGATAGAGGCAAG encodes the following:
- a CDS encoding ABC transporter ATP-binding protein/permease; amino-acid sequence: MNSIQGVLNLLSFFWKDLRKLPISILLALLYTGTILVPVFFHEHFQHIQWLTIWAIIVNLFHLIAKRISIRLSNSKINEIRWALLNRINAAGALENEQKSVAERLGNFNLLSDQLFYAGISIYGQLIYGVLFLAGVSAFSVYIYGFQLLLIVPGMAIIWLVNYLLIKKIKALHSRHHQGYVELNKELVGISSHYLPFKSLQLLDLKLKKLYEDLKHFGKSEIAVQDLRDINTFLNQSIIVLAFVLVARNFKSGLMVGDVLIWTVITFEVKKILIALFQANGYIYQGSMAFSKIYPELEFQKIKVEAPIKNEWDSISWQGLEFSYPGKNQLKKYPDFSIKKGDKVWIKGTNGSGKTTLWKLIFGFYPAKKGEIFISPQRTPLNPDTLSIGLVTEPVNLIPGKLWEVIGAYKMTREEVIAQINRFGLDGYLEGIPEGLEHDLGNNAKLLSAGQLKITQFLQAIIKNPDVLVLDEPFTAVDEKWCKVILAIINNQLTDKTVLYISHQDLGINLTREYQLD